Proteins encoded together in one Cydia pomonella isolate Wapato2018A chromosome 10, ilCydPomo1, whole genome shotgun sequence window:
- the LOC133521714 gene encoding uncharacterized oxidoreductase TM_0325-like, whose product MHGKIYVQYVTNERLTELTAMSFTDKVAIVTGASSGIGAAAAIALAKEGAKVALVARNEERLGKVSKQCEELGAKPLIIIADVSQDEEAKTIVKRTVEHFGKIDILINNAGIVGISSMLDESIMQYYDMVMNTNVRATVLLTSLAAPHLIETKGNIINISSIAGLKVPGKNYMCYAVSKAALDHFTRCTALDFAQFGVRVNSVNPGPVKTDIVANAGAPNPDKYWEKFKQGTALKNISEPEETADLILFLASDKARSITGSSFVTDNGMLLM is encoded by the exons ATGCATGGTAAAATCTACGTACAATACGTGACAAATGAAAGGTTAACAG AACTTACGGCAATGAGTTTCACCGATAAAGTGGCAATAGTAACTGGTGCGAGCTCCGGGATCGGGGCTGCCGCAGCCATAGCATTGGCCAAAGAAGGTGCTAAGGTAGCTTTAGTGGCCAGAAACGAAGAAAGACTCGGCAAAGTATCCAAACAATGCGAAGAACTCGGTGCCAAACCTCTGATCATCATAGCGGACGTAAGTCAAGATGAAGAAGCAAAAACCATCGTGAAGAGGACAGTGGAACACTTTGGCAAGATAGACATTCTAATAAACAACGCTGGGATAGTTGGTATCTCATCTATGCTCGACGAAAGCATAATGCAGTATTACGACATGGTCATGAACACTAACGTACGTGCAACAGTTCTTTTGACAAGTCTAGCTGCTCCCCACTTGATCGAGACGAAAGGTAATATCATCAACATCTCAAGTATTGCCGGGTTGAAGGTTCCTGGGAAGAACTATATGTGTTACGCCGTATCTAAAGCTGCATTGGACCACTTTACACGCTGTACAGCTTTGGATTTTGCTCAGTTTGGGGTGAGGGTGAACAGCGTAAACCCAGGTCCGGTTAAGACTGACATAGTAGCAAACGCTGGTGCTCCTAACCCAGATAAATACTGGGAGAAGTTTAAGCAAGGAACAGCTTTGAAGAATATATCAGAACCTGAAGAAACTGCGGATCTGATTCTGTTTTTAGCCAGTGACAAGGCTAGGAGCATCACTGGTTCGTCATTTGTGACCGATAATGGTATGCTTTTGATGTGA